A window of the Nycticebus coucang isolate mNycCou1 chromosome 3, mNycCou1.pri, whole genome shotgun sequence genome harbors these coding sequences:
- the ATP5MK gene encoding ATP synthase membrane subunit K, mitochondrial encodes MAGPESDAQFQFTGFKKYFNSYTLTGRMNCVLATYGSVALIILYFKLRSKKTPAVKAT; translated from the exons ATGGCAGGTCCAGAAAGTGATGCCCAATTCCAGTTcactggttttaaaaaatatttcaactctTACACTCTCACAGGTAGAATGAAT tgtgtaCTGGCCACATATGGAAGCGTTGCTTTGATAATCTTATACTTCAAGTTAAGATCTAAAAAAACTCCAGCTGTGAAAGCAACATAA